The Haloferax volcanii DS2 DNA segment GGAGGCGCGCGCCTACCACCACCACGAGGAACTCGACGAAGACGCGCTCGACGAGGAGATTCGAGCCCTGCTTTCGCACGCCGCCGAGGAGTCCGCGGACCACCGCGAGCGCCTCGAAGCCGTCATCGACCGGCTGGCAGTCGACAGCGTCCCCTTCGAGGAGATAGAGGCGCTGGTCGAGGCCCAGTACGGCCAGACGAAGCCCGAGGACTTCGACGGCGTCCTCTACGACCAACTCTGCAACGAGGAGACCGCATACAAGTTCTACGACGACGTCATCGAGGCCATCGAGGCGAGCGAGGCACAGTTCTCTATCGACCGCGAGGAACTCGTCGCCACCCTGTCGGCGATTCGCGACGAGGAGGCCGAGGGCGTAGAAGAAGTGACGCGAATCATGGAAGACCGCGAGTGAAACGATGAACACGGCAGACCAATACGTCAAGGCGATTTACCTGCTGCAGGAGATGGAGAACGGCCCGGCGGCCACCGGCGCGCTCGCGGACATGATGGAGGTGAGTCCCGCGAGTGCGAACGAGATGATCGGCAAGCTCGAATCCCGCGGCCTCGCCGAACACGAGAAGTACAAGGGCGTCACGCTCACGGACGACGGCATCGTCCGCGCCCGCGACGCGCTCCAGACCTACTGCATCATCGAGCGCTTCCTCTCGAACGTCCTCGACGTCGAGGAGTTCCGCGCGGAGGCCCGCGAACTCGAACCCGTCATCGACGGGATGATCGCGGAGCGACTCGACACCATCATCGACCGTAACTCCGAGTGTCCCGACTGTTTCGACCCCGAGACGGACGCCTGCGAGTATCTCGACGTGTGCGGCGCGGAACCCGAGACGGAGACGGAAGCCGCGGACTGAGTTTCACTTACACTCTACTTGCCGAATCACTATCTAGCACGGTAGTGAGAGCGTGTCATAGAATTCTCCTCATACTCTGAGCATCTCCCGTCCCGGGTTGTCACCTCGTTCGTCGTTGGTGATTGCGACGACGAGTCGCAGGCACAGCGCCAGAAACACTTGCGCTCGTGCGTGAACGCGGCCTCGGGCGCGGACGTGCCCGAGGCCGCAGTCCTTGACCGCATCGTTCGTTCGCTCAACCTGTGTCCGGCGGTTGTACGTCTCCTCTAAGACCGATTGCTTCAGCTGAAGGTCCTCGCTGTGTTCCTCTATTTGATCTTCAACCCTGTACTCGATATCGAGCGGCTCATCGGTGTTTCGCGGATTGTACGGCGCAACGGGCACGACTCCTGCGTCCAGCAGGAAGTCGTGCCACTGGAGTGTGTCGTAGGCACTGTCGCCAATTATCCAGATCGGAGTGTCGACGGCGAGCGCGTCACGCGTGACGCGCATCGCCGTCTCTTCTGAGGCTTGTTTCGCCTGTGTGAATTCTGCTGCAATAGGAATCTTCGCTCCCGTCGAGACGATCGTACAGCCGAAGCCGTAGTAGTGCTCTTCAGCCGTCGAATCGTAGTTCCATGAGGCTTCATCGTTCCACTGAATCGCCTCAACGTGAGTTGAATCGATTCGATACGTAGAGTCGAGCAGGCCCCGGAGGGCGGCCTGCTCGACGAGGTGGTCGAAGACTTCGTCAACGACGTGTTCGAGGTCAGTGAGGAAGCGATCGACCGCGTCTCGCGACGGCGGTCGATCGAAGCCACAACAGCGCCAGACGAGTGGATTCTGCAGTTCGCGCGTGATTGGACGAGTACCGTAGACGTTCTCGTAGTAGCAGTGCAGAAAGCCTCGGAAGAGTTCTGGTGGCTTGTGTACTCGTGTTCGCCCCCGCTTGCAGGGGGCGAACACGTCGTACTCACGCAGAAATTCGAACTCAAGATGTTCAAACAACGGAACTGTCTCGGTGGCCGCTGCTTTCAAAAACTCGTCGAGCGAAGCAACGTTTTGCAGGGTTGTGGTTGTGCTGGACACACTTTCCGCACCCTGCATCCTCGTATGTGACGCTTTCTATGACACGCTCTAGTGATGTTATTTTATCGAGTGCCCGTCCTGTGGCAAACAGCTAGCAACAGAACAGGGAATGCGGCAGCACCACACAAAGGTCCACAACACACCGCTGCCTAACCGAGTCTGTAAACGCTGCCATCAGGAGTTTTACGATCCAAAGTCTCAGCGTGTTTACTGCGAAGAGTGTTATTCAGAGCAAGGAAATCAGAACGGTAACTGGCGAGGGGGTAAAGAAACAGAGACGTGCAGCGTTTGCGATGCTACGTTTTCCTACTACCCATCAAATAAGCAGGGTGTTTACTGTTCAGAGTGTGTCAAGGAGGCAGAAGGGCTACTCCCTGAAAACCCCGCAGAGCGAATTGAGTTAATAAGAACCGCGTGTAGCTTTTGTGAGGCTCAACTCGAACGACTCCCTTCGTCGATTAACGGGAACGAATACGGATCATTCTGCGACTTAGACTGCTATGGGAAGTGGCTCTCTAACAACATTGTTGGCTCGAACCACCATTAATGGGAAGGCGGAACCCTCTTTTATAGAGAGTCTTGGTGGCCAGTTCGTCGAAAGGCACTAGAACGAGACAATTACACGTGCCAGCGATGCGGAGCGGATAGCGAAGAACTGGGACAGAACCCAGACGTGCATCATCTAAATCGGGTTCGCGACTTCGATGACCCGAGTAACGCCCACACGCTGTCCAACGTTGTTTCTCTGTGTCGCTCTTGTCACCGACTCGTAGAAGGTGGAGACAAAAAGTAAGGTTATTGTGCCGGCATCACCCAATTTCAGATGTCAGTCCCGTGGTGTAGCGGCCAATCATAGCGGCCTTTGGATTGGTACGGTTCATTGCGTGCCGAGAAGACAGCCGCTGACGGCGGTTCGAATCCGCCCGGGACTACTCGAACTTCTCCTGCGAATCCATATCACGCCGAGTCGCGTCGCAGCCGAGCGATTTTTATCGCCGTACAATGACAATACACTAACGTGTCTCTGCTGCATCCGGTGTCGGCCGCTCGGCACCTCGCGTACACCCTCCACTACGCGCTCGTTCGGGCGAACTACGAGCGACGGCTCGTCGCCACGAAGAAACACGTCGGGCGGACGAGCTTCCGGAGCTACGAACTGTACAACCGTCACGGTAACGACGTGCTCCTGCAAGCGCTGTTGCTCGACCTCGACGGCGGCGACGTGGTCGTCGACGTGGGCGCGAACACGGGGACCTACACGCTCGCGGTCGCGGCCAGCGAACCCTCCGCGCAGGTCGTCGCCGTCGAGCCGCACCCCGAGGTCGTCGACCAGTTGCGGGCGAACGTCGAGGTCAACGACTTCGACGACCGGGTGGACCTCCTCGACTGCGGCCTCGGCGAAACCGACGAATCCCGAGCGTTCCACCTGTCGAGCTACGACGAACTGGGGTCGTTCTCGCGAGACCACGCGAGCGCGTGGGGGGCGCGGGTCGTCGACACGGCGTCGGTATCGATGCGACGGCTGGACTCGCTCGTCGAGTCCGGGACGGTCCCGCCGCCGGACCACCTGAAGGTTGACGTCGAAGGGTTCGGCCTGAACGTGCTCCGGGGGGCGGAGGCGGTCCTTCGGGAGCACCGGCCGACGGTGTATTTCGAACTGCACGACGCCCGCGGGAGCCACGACGAAGCGGCGGCGAAGGCCCTGCTCCGGGAGTCGGGCTACGAGCTGGTTCCGGTCCGCGAGGGCTGGGTATGCGAGCCTCGGGCGCGGGCAGAAGCGTCCCGGTCCACGTAGTCGCGTCCGAGGAGTCGATTCGACCGGCGACCGGCTATTCGAGGACGAAGTTCACGCGCTCGTGTGCCGAGCCTTGGGTCGTCCGGCCGGCGATGGAGACCGTGCCGATGTCGCCCGTCGATTCGACGTGAGTTCCCGCGCAGGCGGTCCGGTCGAAGGGGTCGTCTGCGTCGCCGATTTCGACGATTCGAACCTCCCGAATCGACTCCGGAAGCAGGTGGAGTCTGGTGCGGTCGGGGTCGAGCGTCGCTTCGGCCTCCTCGCGGTCGAGGCTGTACCACCGGACGGGGAGGTCGGACGCGACGAGGTCGTTCAGGCGCGTCTCGATGGTCCGGAGGTCGTCGCCGTCGAAGCGGTCGTAGGCGCAGTCGAGATGTGCGTGGTCGGCGTACAGTTGGTTACCGGTCGTCTCGGCGTCGAACTCGTCGAGGAGGACCGCAGAGAGGAGATGCTGGGCCGTGTGGTAGCGGCTGTGGGCGCGCCGCCGCGCCGGGTCGACGCGTCCGGTGACGGTCGCCCCCGGGTCGGGCGCGTCGCCCGCGACGACGTGTTCGATTCGGTCGCGTTTCTGGACGTCCGTCACGTCCCACGTCTCGCCGTCGCAACCCTCGCCGTCTACCGATAGGGTGCCCGTGTCGTGCGGTTGGCCGCCGCCTTCGGGGTAGAAGTACGTCCGGTCGAGGACGACGCGGTCGGTTCCGCGGACCGTCTCGACGGTCGCCTCGAACTCGTGTGTCGTCGCGTCGTCGAGGTATCGTGCTTCGGTCACGTCGGGGTCGACGCGGGCGGGCGAGTTAACTCTCATCGATGTGCCAGCAGTTCACATTGGCGGCCACGAGACCCGGTCTGTTCGCCCGAGAGCCCGGTTCCCGCGACTCAGGGTGGTCGTAACGCCTAAGAGTGGAACGACCCTCATTCCGTGTAATGAGAATACGCACGTGCCAACACCGACGGAGGTTCTGCCGTGGGCGTTGAAATCAAAGAGTCGGCGGTCTCCGACGCCGAGTTCGAGGATATGAAGCGTTTCGTCTCGGACTATCTCTCTGCGAGCGTCGAAAACGAAGACGACGGCGGGCGGATGCGCTGGTATCCGTGGCACTCCGCGGAGTACCGGTTCAACCACATCCTCAACGTCGTCGACCTCGCGACGCGCATCGCCGACCGCGAGGGCGCGGACGTGAACGTCGTTCGCGTCGCCGCCCTCTTTCACGACATCTCGAAGCTCGAAGCCGACCAGGAGGTCCACGCGGAGGAGGGCGCTCGCGTCGCCCGCGAGTTCCTCAGCAGCCACGGCGACTACCCCGACTCCTTCGTCGACCAGGTGTGTCAGGTCGTCTCCGACCACTCGTATCAGGGGCCGCTGACCGACGTGTCGCTTGAGACGCGCTGTCTCATCGAGGCCGACATCCTCGACAAAATCGGCGCGAACGGCACCGCGCTGATGCTCCTGCGGATGGGCTACGAGGCCCGGACCCACATGGACGCCGCCGAGATGGTCGAACGCGTCTTCGAGCGCGGCCGCGACGCCTCCGACCGGCTCGAAACCGACACCGCCCAGAGCTTCGCTCACCAGCGGCTCAAGCGCGTCAAGTGGTTCCGAGAGTGGCTCGAAGAGGAGGTCCCCGAGATGGACCACGACGGCCAGTTCAGCGGCTGAACGAAACCCCGTCGCGACCGCGGTCCCGGTTTTCCGACCCTCCTCAGAGCGTGTCGAGAATCGAGAGCACACGTTCTTCGGCGTCGCGGCCGGGGTCGTGTTCCGCGCCGTCGCGGTCGCTGTCGCGGTGGTCGGCGACCGACCGGCGCATCGCCTCCTCGACGGGGGCGGACTCCCAGCCGAGACGGGCGAGTTTGTCCGTCGAGAGGACGTGCGGGTAGTCGCGGTAGAGGATGAAGTCGTCCATCGAGAGGCCGGCCGCGGCGAGTTCACGCTCGCCCGCGTGGACGACCTCGACGTCGGTGCCGGCGGCGTCAGCGATGGCTTCGACCATCTCTTCGAGCGTCACGAGCCGTCTGTCACCGACGTTGTAGGCCTCGCCCGCCTCGCCCTCCTCGGCGACGACGCGCATCGCGCTCGCCACGTCCTCGACGTAGGCGCGGTGCCAGACGTTCGTCCCGTCGCCGGGGACGACGACGCGGTCGTAGTTCAGCACGCGGTCGATCCAGTAGTCGAGGCGCTCGGTGTAGTCGTCGGGGCCGTAGACGATGCAGGGCCGGACGGACATCGCGTTGATGCCCCGCGAGGCCGCCTCGAAGACGACGCGGTCGCCCTCGGCTTTCCGCGGGCCGTAGCTCGCACCCGAGTCGTCTGCCGCCTGCTCGTCGGTGCAGTCGCAAAGCAGCGTCTCGTCCTCGCGCTTCGGGATGACCTCGCTTCCGTAGGCCGCGCCGCTGGAGATGTAGACGTAGGCGTCCACGTCGGCGAAGACGTCGACCGCAGAGGCGACCTCCGCGGGCTTGTACGCCACGCAGTCGAACACCGCGTCGGGGGCGACGGTCAGCTTCGCGGTTCGAAGCGCCTCGTCGTCGGTTCGGTCGCCCTGCACGTGTTGGACGCGCGGGTCGTCCTCGAAGGGGTTGTCGTGGTTCCCGCGGTTGAAGATGGTCACGGCGTAGCCGCTGTCGAGGAGTTCCGAGACGAGGTGGCGGCCGATGAATCGCGTGCCGCCGATGACGAGTGCGTTGTCCATGTCTCGGTCGAAGGCGCGCGCGGTGAAAAACGTGAGAGAATCGGTTGCGGGTGCCGGAACCCGCTCGCCGTTAGCGGCGGTTCGAGACGGCCGGGGTCCGTCTCCGTCTCAGTCGTCGCTCGTCGTCGCCGCGCCGACTCTGTCGGCTCCGGCGTCGACGATTGCGCCCGCCTTCGCGGGGAGTTCGTTGCGAACGTCCTCGCGGCCGTCTTCGGCGATGACCTCGGCGTACGCGTCGGGCATCACCTTCACGAAGTCTCCGAGCACGGACTGCCAGTCGTCGAGCAGTTCGGCCGCGCGGTCGGAGTCGGTGTACGTGCGGTGGTTCTCGACGAGTCGGGTGAGCATCGCCTCGTCCTTGTCGTCGAGGTGGTCTTCGAGCGTCACCATCTCGGTGTTCGCCTTCGCGGCGAACTCGTCGTCGGGGTCGTAGACGTAGGCTACGCCGCCGGACATCCCCGCGGCGAAGTTGCGCCCCGTCTCCCCGAGGACGGCGACGACGCCGCCGGTCATGTACTCACAGCCGTGGTCGCCGACGCCCTCGACGACCGCCTTCACGCCGGAGTTGCGGACGCCGAAGCGCTCGCCGGCGAGGCCGTTGACGTAACATTCGCCCTGCGTCGCGCCGTAGAGGGCGACGTTGCCGATGAGGATGTTTTCGGCGGCCTCGTAGTTGGCCTCGGCGGGCGTGTCGACGATGACGCGGCCGCCGGAGAGGCCCTTGCCGACGTAGTCGTTGGCGGCCCCGGTGAGCCGCATCGTGACGCCGCGGGCGAGGAAGCCGCCGAACGTCTGGCCGGCGATGCCGTCGAACTCACAGCGGATGGTGTCGTCCGGGAGTCCCTCGCCGCCGTGGGCGTTCGAGATGCGGTTCGAGAGCATCGCGCCGACCGCGCGGTCGACGTTCGAGAGGTCGCGGCGGATGACGACCGGCTCGCGGTTCTCGATGGCGTCTGCGGCCTCGTCGATGAGTTTGTGGTCGACGTGCGTCTCGATGTCGGCGTGGACCTGGGCTTCGGTCTTCCGGCGCGCGCCCGTCTCGGGCTCGGCCAGCACCGACGAGAGGTCGAGGTGCTTCGCCTTCTCGTGGTCCGTCTCGACCTGCCGGAGCAGCGAGAGACGACCGATCATCTCGTCGAGCGAGGTGAAGCCGAGGTCGGCCATGATTTCGCGGAGCTCCTGTGCGATGAACGTCATGTAGTTGATGACGTGGTCGGGCTCGCCGGGGAAGCGGCGGCGCAGGTTCTCGTCCTGCGTGGCGACGCCGACCGGGCAGGTGTTCTCGTGGCACTGACGGGCCATCACGCAGCCCGAGGTGACGAGCGACGCGGTCCCGAAGACGTACTCTTCGCCGCCGAGGAGGGCGGCGACGGCCACGTCGCGGCCGGTCTTCATGCCGCCGTCGACGGAGACGCGGATGCGGGAGCGAAGCCCCGTCGCGCGGAGCATCTGGTTGGCCTCGGCGAGGCCGAGTTCCCACGGGAGACCGGCATTCTTGATGGAAGTCTTGGGCGACGCGCCGGTGCCGCCGTCGTAGCCGGAGATGTGGACCACGTCGGCTTTCGCCTTCGAGACGCCGGCGGCGATGGTGCCGATGCCGGCCTCGGAGACGAGCTTGACGTTGATGTCGGCGTCGGGGTTGGCCGACTTCAGGTCGAAGATGAGCTGCTTGAGGTCCTCGATGGAGTAGATGTCGTGCAGCGGCGGCGGCGAGATGAGGCCGACGCCCGGCGTCGCATACCGGACGTGCGCAATCATCTCGTTTACCTTCTTGCCGGGGAGGTGGCCGCCCTCGCCGGGCTTCGAGCCCTGCGCCATCTTAATCTGAATCTCGTCGGCCGACGAGAGGTAATGAGAGGTGACGCCGAAGCGGCCGGAGGCGACCTGCTTGACGTTACACTCCTTTTCGGTGCCAAAGCGCTCCGGCGGCTCGCCGCCCTCGCCGGAGTTGGACTTGCCGCCGATGCGGTTCATGGCGATGGAGTTGTTCTCGTGGGCCTCCGGCGAGAGGCTGCCGAGCGACATCGCGGCCGTCGAAAAGCGTTTGACGATATCCTCGACGGGTTCGACCTCGTCGATGTCCACCGGCTCGCGGTCGGAATCGAATTCGAGGAGGCCGCGGAGCGCCTTCAGCTGCTTCGACTGGTCGTTGACCAGCTCCGCGAACTCCTTGTACTTCTCGTAGTCGCCGGCGCGGACGGACTGCTGGAGCGTGCCGACGGTCTGGGGGTTCCAGCCGTGGTGGATGCCGGCCGAGCGGTTCTCGTACTCGCCCTGTCGTTCGAGCTTCGGGTCCGCGCCGAACGCGGCGGCGTGACGGGTCAGCAGGTCTTCCTCGATGACGTCGAGGCCGATACCCTCGGTGCGGATTTCGGTGCCCTCGAAGTACTCGGCGACGAAGTCGGATTCGAGGCCGACGGCTTCGAAAATCTGCGCGCCGCGGTAGCTCTCGACCGTCGAGATGCCCATCTTGGCCATCGTCTTGAGCAGGCCGTCTTCGAGCGCGTGGACGTACGCGTCGATGGCCTCGCCCTCGTCGGCCCCGTCGGGGCCGGTGACGACGTCCTCGATGGTCTGGTAGGCGAGGTAGGGGTTCACCGCGCCCGCGCCGTAGCCGACGAGCGTGGCGAGGTGGTGGACCTCGCGGGGGTCGCCGGACTCGACGACGAGGCCGGCGTGGTTCCGGAGGCCGTTGCGGACGAGGCTGTGGTGGACCGCGCCCGTCGCGAGCAGGCTCGGGATGGCGACGCGGTCGGGGCCGACCGCGCGGTCGGAGAGGACGACGATGTCCGCGCCGTCTTCGATGACCGCCTTGGCCTCGTCGCGGACGGCCTCGATGGCCTCGCGGATGTCGCCGCCTTTCTCGTAGGTGATGTCGACGACTTCGCTCCGTATGTCGTCGTCGAGGTCCTTGATGGCCGCAGTCTCGGCGTCCGTGAGGACCGGCGAGTCGAGGACGAGCTGACGCGCGTGCTCGGGTGACTCGTCGAGGAGGTTACGCTGGCGGCCGAGCCGCGACTCCAGGCTCGTCACGAGCTTCTCGCGGATGTAGTCGATAGGCGGGTTCGACACCTGCGCGAACAGCTGCTTGAAGTAGGTAAACAGCGGGCGGTTGAGGTCCGACAGCACCGAAAGCGGCGTGTCGTCGCCCATCGAGCCGACGGGGTCCTTACCGTCGCGGGCCATCGGCTCTATCATGTGGTTGAGCTGGTCGTGCGTGTAGCCGAACGCCGCCTGCGTCGCGCGGAGCGACTCGACCTGTCCGCGCGAGGTGGAGTCGGTGTCGCCGGCGATGTCGTCGAGATGGCGCTGCTGTTGGTCGACCCACTCGCCGTACTTCTCGTCGGTGAGGGAGTCGAACACCTCGGCGTCGGGGATGACGCGGCCCTCCTCGGGATCGGCCATGAAGATCTCGCCGGGCTGGAGGCGACCGCGGGATTCGAGTTCCGCGGGGTCGGTGTCGAGCGCGCCGACCTCGCTGGCGACGATGAGGCGGCCGTCGGTCGTCACCTCGTAGCGACACGGACGGAGGCCGTTGCGGTCGAGGACGGCGGCGATGCGGTCGCCGTCGGTCGCCGCGACGAGCGCGGGACCGTCCCACGGCTCGACGAGCGAGGCGTGGAAGTCGTACCAGTCGCGGCGCGCTTGGTCCATCGCGTCGTCGTTGCGGTACGCCTCGGGGATGAGCATCCGCAGGACGTGCGGGAGTTCGCGGCCGCTCTTGAGGAGCAGTTCGACCACGTTGTCCACGCTCGCGGTGTCGGACTGGTCGGCCTTCGTGATGGGCATGAGCGTCTCGATGTCGTCGCCGAAGGCCTCGTGCTGGAGGTCCGTCTCGCGGGCGCGCATCCAGTTGACGTTGCCGCGGATGGTGTTTATCTCGCCGTTGTGGATGACCTGGCGGTACGGGTGGGCGAGATGCCACGCGCCGAGCGTGTTGGTGGAGAATCGCGCGTGAACGAGCGCGAGTTCGGTCACCATCCGCTCGTCGCTGAGGTCGGGGTAGTAGTTCGGGAGCTGTTCGGCCGTGAGCAGTCCCTTGTAGACGATGGTCTTGCGGTCGAGCGAGCAGACGTAGAACCGTCCCGCGCCCTCGATAGCGAGGTCGTCGACCGCCTTCTCTGCGGCTCGGCGGGCGAGGTACAGCGCCCGGTCGAACTCGTCTACGGTCATCCCGTCGGCCGGCTCGACGAACAGTTGCCAGACGTCGGGCTCCGATTCGAGCGCGGTCGCGCCGAGGTCGGCGTTGTCGGTCGGCACGTCGCGCCAGTCGAACACGGAGAGCCCGTGGTCGGCCAGCGAGTCCTCGACAACCGCCGAAACGCGCTCGCGAACCTCGTCGTCGGTCGGCATGAACACCGAACCTGCCGCGTAGAGGTCCGGAAGCTCGGATTCGAGGACGGCTTCGAAGAACTCGTCGGGTCGTTGCAGCAGGATACCCGCCCCGTCCCCGGTGTTTTCCTCAGCGCCCGTGGTGCCGCGGTGCTCGAGGTTCTCCAGGAGTTCGAGGCTGTCTGCGACGACTCGGTGCGAAGCGCCGTTTTCGAGGTCTACGACGGCCCCAACGCCGCAGTTCGACCGCTCGTCGGTCGGGTCGGCTAACCCGTCCTGAGCGAAGGGTGCGTCTATGTGTGGCTTGGTCATACGCCAATAGTACGGCTACCCGCATAAGCAACTTTTCCTGAAACCATAAGGGTGTTACAATGTCATATAAGGATGTATCCATACATAGTATGGGGACTAATGATGATTCGACGGACGACGAAAAATATGAACAATCGTGTAAAATCCGGCGGCCGGTTCAGTAGGACTTCGCGAAGTACGCCGTCTCCTCGGCGTCGTCGCCGCAGACCGCGCAGTTCTCGCCGTCGTGAATCTCCGCGTCCTCGTCGTTCAGGGGCACCATGACGATTTCGGCGGCGATTTGCTCCTTAATCTCGTCCTCGCAGGCCTCGTCTCCGCACCACGGCGCTTTCACGTAGCCGCCGTGCTGGCCGATGGTGCCGAGAATCTCGTTGCGCTCGGACGCCTCGCGGACGTTTTCTTCGAGGTTCTCCTCCGCGGCGGCGTAGAGCTTCGCGTACACTTCGTCGAACTGCGCTTGGACGGCTTCAGCGATGTTCTCGCGGTCGAGTTCGACCGAATCGCCGTCGGGGCGGTGGACGGCCGTGACGACGTCGTCGTCGACCTCGTTCGGGCCGATTTCGAAGCGGACGGGGACGCCCTTGAGCTCCCACTCGTTGAACTTGAAGCCGGGGTTGCGCTCGTCGCGGGCGTCGAGTTCGACGCGGACGCCCGCGTCTTCGAGGTCTTCGGCGATGTCCTTGGCGTAGTCGAGGACCTTCTCCTGCGTGTCGGCCTGCCAGATGGGGACGATGACGACCTGCTCGGGCGCGATGGTCGGCGGCAGGACGAGGCCCTGGTCGTCGGAGTGCGTCATGATGAGCGCGCCGAGCGAGCGCCACGACAGCCCCCACGAGGTCGTGTGGGCGGGCTCTTCGTCCTCGTCTTCGGTCGTGTAGGTGAGGTCGAACGCCTCTGCGAAGGAGGTGCCGAGGTAGTGGGAGGTGCCGGCCTGCACGGACTTGCCGTCGGGCATGAGCGCCTCGACGGTCGTCGTCGTGTCCGCGCCGGGGAACTTGTCGTGTTCCGGCTTCGCGCCGCGGAGCACGGGGATGGCGAGCACGTCCTCGTAGAGCGACTGGTACTGCGAGAGGCGGGTCATCGTCTCGTCCCACGCGCCGTCGCGGGTCTCGTGGGCCGTGTGACCTTCCTGCCAGAGGAACTCCTTGGTGCGGAAGAACGGCTTCGTCTCGGTCGCTTCCCAGCGCACGACGGAGGCCCACTGGTTCACGCGGAGCGGGAGGTCGCGGTGGCTACGGACCCACTGGGCCATGTAGGGCGCGATGATGGACTCGGAGGTCGGGCGGACGGCGAGGCGCTCTTCGAGTTCCTCGTGGCCGCCGTGGGTGACCCACGCCACCTCGGGGTCGAACCCCTCGACGATGTCCTTCTCGCGTTCGAGGTAGCTCTCGGGGATAAACAGCGGGAAGTACGCGTTCTGGACGCCCGTCTTCTTGAACTCGCCGTCGAGGTAGTTCTGGATGGACTCCCACAGCGCGTAGCCGCGCGGGCGAGTCACGATGAAACCGCTCATGCCCTCCGGGCCGTAGTTCGCGAGGCCCGCCTTCTGGACGACCTCGGCGTACCACTCGCCGGTGTTGTACTGCTTCGACTCGGTGATTCCGAGTTCCTGCTCGTCGCTCATTGCCCATCGGTAGCCGCAGCGAACCCTTAAACGCCCCGAAGGTGCCGGCGCGCCGCCCCGCCGCGCAGACCACCTCTCGTCGACGACGGTCGGCGGTTCCGGCGGACGCATAGATACATATCGCCGGCTATCCTACCAGTACGTGGTGGTTGGCGTGCTAACAATGGACACAATTGTAAGCGGCGAACGGCCGACTCCTCGGGAGGGGACGGTCCGAATCGAACTGTGGGTTCCGAGCGGGCGGCGCGCGGAGTTCACACCGGTCATCGACCGACTGGACGACGCCGTCGAGCGCGGCCTTATCGAGGAGTACACCGTCGAGACGTGGGACCGGTTCGTGGACCTTTCGGGGAGCCTGAGTCCGCGCGAGCGACGCGTCCGCGACCGGCTCGCGTCGTACGCCCAGTGGGCGGCGACACACGGCGAGCGGCTGACGGGATTAGGCGACCTCGGCGTGCGTGGCGTCGGACGGATGGGCCCGGAGCGGCTGACGCGGCGACCCCGCGGGCGGTCGTGGCAGAGTACGAAAACGGCGTACTCGCGCACGTGACAGCGTGCGAGGAGTGCGTCGGCGCGTTCCGTGGACGGCTCCGCGACCTCGACTCGGAACACGAACGCGAGTCCGAAACCTCGTCGGAGCCGGTTCGTATCGAGTGGTAAGACGCGACTCGAACCTCTTTTTCGCGCGACGCCGTCCGGTGGTCAGCGCCGACTGTCGAACGGCGAGTCACCCTCGCGCCACGACCACCCCGGCAGGCGGGTCTGAAACCCCGCGGCGAGCGCGGCATCGAGGTCGTCGCGTCCGGCGGGACCGTCGGTGTGGACGGCCACGTCCGCGAAGTGGAACGTCGCCTGCGCGAGCAGTCGAAGCGGTTCGCCGCCGGCGATGGTCGCCGCGAGTTCGCGGCCGAGCACCTCGTCCACGACGAACCCGGGATAGTCGTCCTGCACGTCCAACTGTTTGAGGATGCGCACGTAGGCCGCGACGTTGACGCCGACCTCGCCGTCGGCGAACACCGCGTCGACCGCCTCGCGGTAGGCCGCCTCGTCGACCGCGCTGACGCGCGTGTCGAACTGCTCGCCGAGTCGCCGTCGCGTCTCGTTGATGAGCGGGACGACCACGTCCGCACGCGCTCGAACCCAGTCGTGTTCCG contains these protein-coding regions:
- the proS gene encoding proline--tRNA ligase, which encodes MSDEQELGITESKQYNTGEWYAEVVQKAGLANYGPEGMSGFIVTRPRGYALWESIQNYLDGEFKKTGVQNAYFPLFIPESYLEREKDIVEGFDPEVAWVTHGGHEELEERLAVRPTSESIIAPYMAQWVRSHRDLPLRVNQWASVVRWEATETKPFFRTKEFLWQEGHTAHETRDGAWDETMTRLSQYQSLYEDVLAIPVLRGAKPEHDKFPGADTTTTVEALMPDGKSVQAGTSHYLGTSFAEAFDLTYTTEDEDEEPAHTTSWGLSWRSLGALIMTHSDDQGLVLPPTIAPEQVVIVPIWQADTQEKVLDYAKDIAEDLEDAGVRVELDARDERNPGFKFNEWELKGVPVRFEIGPNEVDDDVVTAVHRPDGDSVELDRENIAEAVQAQFDEVYAKLYAAAEENLEENVREASERNEILGTIGQHGGYVKAPWCGDEACEDEIKEQIAAEIVMVPLNDEDAEIHDGENCAVCGDDAEETAYFAKSY
- the gltB gene encoding glutamate synthase large subunit encodes the protein MTKPHIDAPFAQDGLADPTDERSNCGVGAVVDLENGASHRVVADSLELLENLEHRGTTGAEENTGDGAGILLQRPDEFFEAVLESELPDLYAAGSVFMPTDDEVRERVSAVVEDSLADHGLSVFDWRDVPTDNADLGATALESEPDVWQLFVEPADGMTVDEFDRALYLARRAAEKAVDDLAIEGAGRFYVCSLDRKTIVYKGLLTAEQLPNYYPDLSDERMVTELALVHARFSTNTLGAWHLAHPYRQVIHNGEINTIRGNVNWMRARETDLQHEAFGDDIETLMPITKADQSDTASVDNVVELLLKSGRELPHVLRMLIPEAYRNDDAMDQARRDWYDFHASLVEPWDGPALVAATDGDRIAAVLDRNGLRPCRYEVTTDGRLIVASEVGALDTDPAELESRGRLQPGEIFMADPEEGRVIPDAEVFDSLTDEKYGEWVDQQQRHLDDIAGDTDSTSRGQVESLRATQAAFGYTHDQLNHMIEPMARDGKDPVGSMGDDTPLSVLSDLNRPLFTYFKQLFAQVSNPPIDYIREKLVTSLESRLGRQRNLLDESPEHARQLVLDSPVLTDAETAAIKDLDDDIRSEVVDITYEKGGDIREAIEAVRDEAKAVIEDGADIVVLSDRAVGPDRVAIPSLLATGAVHHSLVRNGLRNHAGLVVESGDPREVHHLATLVGYGAGAVNPYLAYQTIEDVVTGPDGADEGEAIDAYVHALEDGLLKTMAKMGISTVESYRGAQIFEAVGLESDFVAEYFEGTEIRTEGIGLDVIEEDLLTRHAAAFGADPKLERQGEYENRSAGIHHGWNPQTVGTLQQSVRAGDYEKYKEFAELVNDQSKQLKALRGLLEFDSDREPVDIDEVEPVEDIVKRFSTAAMSLGSLSPEAHENNSIAMNRIGGKSNSGEGGEPPERFGTEKECNVKQVASGRFGVTSHYLSSADEIQIKMAQGSKPGEGGHLPGKKVNEMIAHVRYATPGVGLISPPPLHDIYSIEDLKQLIFDLKSANPDADINVKLVSEAGIGTIAAGVSKAKADVVHISGYDGGTGASPKTSIKNAGLPWELGLAEANQMLRATGLRSRIRVSVDGGMKTGRDVAVAALLGGEEYVFGTASLVTSGCVMARQCHENTCPVGVATQDENLRRRFPGEPDHVINYMTFIAQELREIMADLGFTSLDEMIGRLSLLRQVETDHEKAKHLDLSSVLAEPETGARRKTEAQVHADIETHVDHKLIDEAADAIENREPVVIRRDLSNVDRAVGAMLSNRISNAHGGEGLPDDTIRCEFDGIAGQTFGGFLARGVTMRLTGAANDYVGKGLSGGRVIVDTPAEANYEAAENILIGNVALYGATQGECYVNGLAGERFGVRNSGVKAVVEGVGDHGCEYMTGGVVAVLGETGRNFAAGMSGGVAYVYDPDDEFAAKANTEMVTLEDHLDDKDEAMLTRLVENHRTYTDSDRAAELLDDWQSVLGDFVKVMPDAYAEVIAEDGREDVRNELPAKAGAIVDAGADRVGAATTSDD